Proteins encoded by one window of Herpetosiphonaceae bacterium:
- a CDS encoding ParM/StbA family protein encodes MTQRMTITIAAIDAGNSETTFAAPRGRVLTIPSFVGSGSLDELQRIRGGIGATSLRDDEFVLEYQNRSYFVGRLAVEESLDATSARGNINRYWDGHTLKLLLVLAGAAFRSPHLAMRLVTGLPVQVWSAEAKEKVRQRLMGTHSYKLNGEERRLTIDNVVVVMEGAGALALYGTDEQVFQGVIDVGGRTTDLFMAEGQRPIKPRCVGTDRGVEKVGDLLRELVEQKYGRTLVPSEVRDILRAQVERRPHRPIPVDGVRITLDGEVADIVGSVADEISAFVSEAWRSGEHGKVAAMADQVVLIGGGAYYFAPHLRRLITHLKVPQQPEIANAKGYLAIGLQIPDEVWARTAGTR; translated from the coding sequence ATGACTCAGAGAATGACCATCACCATCGCCGCGATCGACGCCGGGAACAGCGAAACGACCTTTGCTGCGCCACGCGGACGGGTGCTCACCATCCCATCGTTTGTCGGCTCCGGCTCGCTCGACGAGCTGCAGCGCATCCGGGGCGGCATCGGGGCGACGAGCCTGCGCGACGACGAGTTTGTGCTGGAGTATCAAAACCGCTCCTACTTTGTCGGGCGTCTGGCCGTCGAGGAGAGCCTGGACGCCACCAGCGCCCGCGGGAACATCAACCGCTACTGGGACGGGCACACGCTGAAGCTCTTGCTGGTGCTGGCCGGGGCCGCGTTTCGCAGCCCGCATCTAGCGATGCGCCTCGTCACCGGCCTGCCGGTGCAGGTCTGGTCCGCCGAGGCCAAGGAGAAGGTGCGGCAGCGCCTGATGGGCACGCATAGCTACAAGCTCAACGGCGAGGAGCGTCGGCTCACGATCGACAACGTCGTCGTCGTGATGGAAGGCGCGGGCGCGCTCGCGCTCTACGGCACCGACGAGCAGGTCTTCCAGGGGGTGATCGACGTGGGCGGGCGGACGACCGACCTGTTCATGGCCGAGGGCCAGCGCCCGATCAAGCCGCGCTGCGTAGGCACCGATCGCGGCGTCGAGAAGGTCGGCGACCTGCTCCGGGAGCTGGTGGAGCAGAAGTACGGACGCACGCTCGTGCCAAGCGAGGTCCGCGACATCCTGCGCGCCCAGGTCGAGCGCCGTCCGCATCGCCCGATCCCGGTCGACGGCGTGCGCATCACGCTCGACGGCGAGGTTGCGGATATCGTCGGATCGGTCGCCGACGAGATCAGCGCGTTTGTATCCGAGGCGTGGCGCTCCGGGGAGCACGGCAAAGTTGCCGCCATGGCCGATCAGGTGGTATTAATTGGTGGCGGGGCGTATTACTTCGCGCCGCATCTGCGCCGCCTGATCACGCACCTGAAGGTGCCGCAGCAGCCGGAGATCGCCAACGCCAAGGGCTATCTGGCGATCGGGCTCCAGATCCCCGATGAGGTGTGGGCACGAACAGCAGGGACGAGATAA